A single Gopherus flavomarginatus isolate rGopFla2 chromosome 24, rGopFla2.mat.asm, whole genome shotgun sequence DNA region contains:
- the B3GNT3 gene encoding LOW QUALITY PROTEIN: N-acetyllactosaminide beta-1,3-N-acetylglucosaminyltransferase 3 (The sequence of the model RefSeq protein was modified relative to this genomic sequence to represent the inferred CDS: inserted 2 bases in 1 codon): MSLGDTSCLPPXQLLLLYLFLFCLSHRRGRTIPPAQEPPGCTRKMLSRRGCKPEVLILTMVGIGGLLFLLMTNKGEHVMKPATKVSSTSPPPNIPTTPWHGPECKESSSVTNISGFADLPGHIQDFLRYKHCKEFPQLLDAPDKCRGAEGSPGVFLLLAIKSSPGNYERREIIRKTWGEERTYQGVRIRRLFLVGEVRDAREAWKLNQLLRLEAAEHGDVLQWAFLDSFFNLTLKQVLFYSWLEAHCPGTRFLLNGDDDVFVNTDNIVNYLLGLRGANDGDGHLYVGQLIANVGPIREKWSKYYVPEQVSATSSYPPYCAGGGVLMSGFTARAIYKESLGIELFPIDDVYLGMCLQKAGLAPASHMGIRTVGVRVPSSKLESFDPCYYKELLLVHRFVPYEMLVMWQAIHEPDLRCGKKLQVYQSI, translated from the coding sequence AGGAAGATGCTGTCCCGCCGGGGCTGCAAGCCTGAGGTCCTCATCCTGACCATGGTGGGGATCGGCGGCCTACTCTTCCTGCTCATGACCAACAAGGGCGAGCACGTGATGAAGCCTGCCACGAAAGTCAGCAGTACCAGCCCCCCGCCCAACATCCCCACAACCCCGTGGCACGGCCCTGAGTGCAAGGAGAGCTCCTCGGTCACTAATATCTCCGGCTTCGCTGACCTGCCTGGCCACATCCAGGACTTCTTGCGCTACAAGCATTGCAAGGAGTTCCCCCAGCTGCTGGACGCCCCCGACAAGtgcaggggggctgagggctccccGGGGGTCTTCCTCCTCCTGGCCATCAAGTCGTCGCCCGGGAATTATGAGCGGCGGGAGATCATCCGCAAGacttggggggaggagaggacatACCAAGGGGTCCGTATCCGCAGGCTCTTCCTCGTCGGGGAGGTGAGGGATGCACGGGAGGCTTGGAAGCTGAACCAGCTGCTGCGGCTGGAGGCGGCGGAGCATGGGGACGTGCTGCAGTGGGCGTTCCTGGACAGCTTCTTCAACCTGACCCTCAAGCAGGTGCTGTTCTACAGCTGGCTGGAGGCCCACTGCCCTGGCACTCGCTTCCTCCTCAACGGGGACGACGATGTCTTCGTCAACACGGACAACATAGTGAACTACCTGCTGGGCTTGCGGGGGGCCAACGATGGCGACGGGCACCTCTACGTGGGGCAGCTCATCGCCAACGTGGGTCCCATCCGCGAGAAGTGGAGCAAGTACTACGTGCCCGAGCAGGTCTCTGCCACCAGCTCCTACCCACCCTACTGCGCGGGTGGCGGGGTGCTCATGTCCGGCTTCACCGCCCGCGCCATCTACAAGGAGTCGTTGGGCATCGAGCTCTTCCCCATAGACGATGTCTATCTGGGTATGTGCCTGCAGAAAGCCGGGCTGGCCCCAGCCTCCCACATGGGCATCCGGACCGTGGGTGTCAGGGTGCCTTCCTCCAAGCTGGAGTCCTTTGATCCCTGCTActacaaggagctgctgctggtgcACCGCTTCGTGCCCTACGAGATGCTAGTGATGTGGCAGGCCATTCACGAGCCGGACCTGCGTTGCGGGAAGAAACTGCAGGTCTATCAGAGCATTTGA